A window of Chloroflexota bacterium contains these coding sequences:
- a CDS encoding alpha-amylase, whose product MAHDTPLYYRNLVLYEVFVRNHGPSGTFADVQADLPRIRDMGVDVVWFMPIHPIGKIQRKGRLGSPYSIVDYREVNPEYGDKAALAHLIENAHELGLKVMIDVVYNHTAHDSRLAQEHPEWFHCDEHGVPASTVPEWSDVIDLKHPNQALAAYLIEILQEWAEFGIDGFRCDVASLLPLEFWLQARREVAKVKPGIIWLAESVHAAFVAARRAAGLTAISDSELYQAFDLTYDYDIWPIWQAAVVGKVPVGRYLEMLRYQDCIYPANFVKLRCVENHDQARIMALAPTRSQAIAWTAFQAFNKGAFLIYAGQESAATHTPSLFDTDRIKWGYYELQPFLTLLTHLKKDPAQMAGQFVLLSTEPAIQATWFLPGNSLYGVFNTSATTGRMSVRLPDGEYTDLLSGATVLVTQGHMTIPPSAVILRYADKIDLQAFYSELLDYHHEPQ is encoded by the coding sequence ATGGCTCATGACACTCCTCTGTACTATCGCAATCTGGTCTTGTACGAGGTCTTTGTGCGCAACCATGGCCCCAGTGGTACATTCGCCGACGTACAAGCCGACCTGCCCCGCATTCGGGACATGGGGGTTGATGTGGTCTGGTTCATGCCCATCCATCCCATTGGCAAAATACAGCGAAAGGGGCGTTTGGGTAGCCCATACTCTATCGTTGATTATCGGGAAGTCAATCCTGAGTACGGGGACAAGGCAGCCTTGGCGCATCTGATTGAGAACGCACACGAATTGGGACTGAAGGTCATGATAGACGTCGTGTACAACCACACTGCACATGACTCGCGACTAGCACAAGAGCATCCAGAGTGGTTTCACTGTGATGAACATGGCGTTCCCGCAAGCACGGTCCCGGAATGGAGCGATGTCATTGATCTGAAACACCCCAACCAAGCTTTGGCAGCCTACCTAATCGAGATCCTTCAGGAATGGGCCGAATTCGGCATAGATGGCTTTCGCTGCGATGTTGCTTCGTTGCTACCACTGGAATTCTGGCTACAGGCGCGTCGCGAGGTAGCCAAGGTTAAGCCTGGCATAATCTGGCTGGCTGAGTCGGTGCACGCTGCATTCGTTGCTGCACGGCGTGCCGCCGGGCTGACTGCCATCTCCGACAGCGAGCTCTATCAGGCCTTTGATCTGACCTATGATTATGATATCTGGCCTATCTGGCAGGCTGCTGTGGTGGGGAAGGTTCCTGTAGGACGTTATCTGGAGATGTTGCGCTATCAGGATTGCATCTATCCGGCCAATTTTGTCAAACTGCGCTGTGTAGAAAATCACGACCAGGCGCGCATCATGGCCTTGGCCCCAACCCGTTCTCAGGCAATTGCATGGACAGCTTTCCAGGCGTTTAACAAAGGGGCGTTTCTCATCTATGCCGGCCAGGAATCAGCGGCTACCCACACTCCTTCCCTGTTTGATACAGACAGAATAAAGTGGGGCTATTATGAGCTACAGCCATTCCTGACTTTATTGACGCATCTGAAAAAAGATCCGGCACAGATGGCAGGCCAGTTCGTTCTGCTGAGCACAGAGCCAGCGATTCAGGCAACTTGGTTTTTGCCTGGCAATAGTCTGTATGGTGTTTTCAACACGAGCGCTACCACGGGACGGATGTCTGTACGGCTGCCTGACGGAGAGTACACCGATCTCTTGAGCGGGGCAACTGTGCTTGTTACGCAAGGGCATATGACGATCCCACCTTCAGCAGTCATTCTACGCTATGCAGACAAAATAG